One Oncorhynchus keta strain PuntledgeMale-10-30-2019 chromosome 22, Oket_V2, whole genome shotgun sequence DNA window includes the following coding sequences:
- the vps4a gene encoding vacuolar protein sorting-associated protein 4A, with protein MTTSTLQKAIDLVTKATEEDKNKNYEEALRLYQHAVEYFLHAIKYEAHSDKAKESIRGKCMQYLDRAEKLKDFLKNKEKTGKKPVKEAQSNDKSDSDSEGENPERKKLQEQLMGAIVMEKPNVRWNDVAGLEGAKEALKEAVILPIKFPHLFTGKRTPWRGILLFGPPGTGKSYLAKAVATEANNSTFFSVSSSDLMSKWLGESEKLVKNLFDLARQHKPSIIFIDEVDSLCGSRNENESEAARRIKTEFLVQMQGVGNNNDGILTLGATNIPWVLDAAIRRRFEKRIYIPLPEEPARSQMFRLHLGNTPHSLSDADLRQLAKKTEGYSGADISVIVRDALMQPVRKVQSATHFKKVRGPSRANSQLMVDDLLTPCSPGDPAAIELTWMDVPSDKLLEPIVCMSDMLRSLSTTRPTVNSEDLFKVRKFTEDFGQEG; from the exons ATGACAACGTCAACATTACAG AAAGCGATTGATCTTGTGACCAAAGCCACAGAGGAGGACAAGAACAAGAACTATGAGGAAGCCTTGCGCCTTTACCAGCATGCAGTGGAGTACTTCCTGCATGCTATCAAGT ATGAGGCACACAGTGACAAGGCAAAGGAGAGCATACGTGGGAAGTGTATGCAGTACCTAGACCGGGCTGAGAAACTCAAAGATTTCTtgaaaaacaaagaaaaaacagggaAGAAGCCTGTCAAGGAAGCACAGAGTAATGATAA GAGTGACAGTGACAGCGAAGGTGAAAACCCAGAGAGAAAGAAACTGCAGGAGCAACTGatgg GTGCCATTGTGATGGAAAAGCCCAATGTCCGGTGGAACGATGTAGCTGGGCTAGAGGGAGCTAAGGAGGCCCTGAAGGAAGCTGTAATCCTGCCCATTAAATTCCCTCACCTCTTCACAG GCAAACGCACTCCATGGAGAGGGATTCTTCTCTTTGGACCCCCTGGGACGGGAAAGTCTTACCTGGCCAAAGCAGTAGCCACCGAAGCCAACAACTCCACCTTCTTTTCTGTGTCATCATCAGACCTCATGTCCAAGTGGCTTGGAGAGAGTGAGAA aCTGGTGAAGAACCTGTTTGATCTTGCCCGCCAGCACAAGCCCTCCATCATCTTTATTGACGAGGTGGACTCGCTCTGTGGCTCCAGGAATGAGAATGAGAGTGAGGCAGCCCGGCGGATTAAGACCGAGTTCCTGGTACAGATGCAAG GTGTGGGCAACAACAACGATGGCATCCTCACCCTTGGGGCCACTAACATTCCCTGGGTTCTGGATGCTGCCATCCGTAGAAG GTTTGAGAAGCGtatctacatccctctcccaGAGGAGCCCGCCAGGTCACAGATGTTCCGGCTGCACCTGGGCAACACACCCCACAGCCTGAGTGACGCAGACCTTCGTCAGCTCGCCAAAAAGACAGAAGGCTACTCCGGGGCTGACATCAGCGTCATTGTACGAGATGCCCTCATGCAGCCTGTCAGGAAAGTGCAGTCAGCCACACACTTCAAAAAG GTGCGAGGGCCATCCCGTGCCAACAGTCAATTGATGGTGGATGACCTTCTGACCCCGTGTTCGCCTGGGGACCCAGCTGCCATAGAATTAACCTGGATGGATGTGCCTAGCGACAAGCTGCTGGAACCCATCGTCTGCATG TCTGATATGCTGCGGTCACTGTCCACCACGCGTCCGACAGTCAACAGTGAAGACTTGTTCAAGGTCAGGAAGTTCACAGAGGACTTTGGACAGGAGGGCTAA